In Myxococcus stipitatus, the following are encoded in one genomic region:
- a CDS encoding alpha/beta hydrolase has product MARANSSPDFDPQLAPLLPPLEGYVPVKMTLEQLEHFRRLSNVTREALIGDAQVSCVDYTIPGYQGADIQVSVIARKDHATAGPAVYHIHGGGMVMGTRFAGAKPLVDWALRHDAVCVSVEYRLAPEHPAPTLVEDCYAGLTWMAANASMLKFDPSQLVIFGGSGGGGLAAGATLLARDRQGPRLLGQLLQCPMLDDRNETDSAHRYDGVGVWDRTSNLTAWRAVLGDRLGGPEVSPYSAPARASDLSRLPPTFIDVGGAETFRDEAVTYARGILAAGGECELHVWGGAFHGFHDIAPQSELARACIAARDSWLARMFARGVAGSAHAGALSPR; this is encoded by the coding sequence ATGGCTCGCGCGAACTCATCTCCGGACTTCGACCCGCAACTGGCGCCGCTCCTCCCTCCCTTGGAGGGGTATGTCCCCGTGAAGATGACGTTGGAGCAGCTCGAGCATTTTCGCCGGCTGAGCAACGTGACTCGGGAGGCCCTGATAGGGGATGCACAGGTCAGCTGCGTTGACTACACCATCCCTGGGTATCAAGGGGCCGACATCCAGGTCTCGGTCATCGCGCGGAAGGACCACGCGACCGCCGGGCCCGCCGTCTATCACATCCATGGTGGCGGCATGGTGATGGGGACCCGCTTCGCGGGGGCGAAGCCGTTGGTGGACTGGGCGCTCCGCCACGATGCGGTCTGTGTCTCCGTCGAGTACCGCCTGGCGCCCGAGCACCCCGCGCCCACCCTGGTGGAGGACTGCTACGCCGGGCTGACGTGGATGGCCGCGAACGCGAGCATGTTGAAGTTCGACCCAAGCCAGTTGGTCATCTTCGGGGGGAGCGGTGGGGGCGGGCTCGCGGCGGGAGCCACGCTGCTGGCTCGGGACCGGCAGGGGCCTCGGTTGCTGGGGCAGCTCCTTCAATGCCCGATGTTGGATGACCGGAACGAGACGGACTCCGCGCACCGGTACGATGGAGTCGGAGTCTGGGACCGGACGAGCAATCTGACGGCCTGGCGGGCCGTGTTGGGAGACCGGCTTGGGGGGCCCGAGGTGTCTCCCTATTCCGCGCCCGCGCGTGCCTCGGACTTGAGCCGACTGCCGCCCACGTTCATCGACGTTGGGGGCGCGGAGACGTTTCGAGACGAAGCCGTCACCTATGCGCGTGGAATCCTGGCGGCGGGAGGAGAGTGCGAGCTTCATGTCTGGGGTGGAGCCTTCCATGGCTTCCATGACATCGCCCCGCAGTCGGAGCTGGCGCGGGCCTGCATCGCGGCGAGGGATTCATGGCTCGCGCGGATGTTCGCTCGTGGCGTCGCGGGGAGTGCTCATGCTGGGGCGCTCTCTCCGAGGTGA
- a CDS encoding DUF418 domain-containing protein translates to MRERRFRGRAAPPRALPLLWGFGLALSGAGLAVQWAWSFAPRAWLFAQVLHELGAVPLAIAIGHTVVRLASRFAGATLTRAIASLGGVAFTAYLMQSIAGTWVFGGHGLGAFGTWSRSELLLAALIFWTLQVLLATLWLRHFGRGPLEALWRGLVHNDYSLRPRVARAPHLGESAPA, encoded by the coding sequence GTGCGTGAGCGGCGATTCCGGGGGCGCGCCGCGCCACCGAGGGCCCTGCCACTCCTCTGGGGATTCGGACTCGCGCTCTCCGGCGCGGGGCTTGCGGTGCAGTGGGCCTGGAGCTTCGCCCCCCGTGCCTGGCTGTTCGCGCAGGTGTTGCACGAGCTGGGGGCGGTGCCGCTTGCCATCGCCATCGGCCACACCGTCGTCCGACTGGCGTCACGCTTCGCGGGCGCCACCCTCACGCGAGCCATCGCCTCCCTCGGCGGTGTCGCGTTCACCGCCTACCTGATGCAGTCCATCGCCGGAACATGGGTCTTCGGTGGGCACGGACTCGGCGCCTTCGGCACGTGGAGCCGCTCGGAGCTCCTGCTCGCCGCGCTCATCTTCTGGACGCTGCAAGTCCTGCTCGCAACCCTCTGGCTGAGACACTTCGGACGCGGGCCACTCGAGGCGCTCTGGCGAGGTCTCGTACACAATGACTACTCACTGCGTCCACGAGTGGCCCGAGCGCCTCACCTCGGAGAGAGCGCCCCAGCATGA
- a CDS encoding alpha/beta fold hydrolase codes for MMRKDAWISWVALLLVGFQAQAQAPEAPGPQSRAEAVRIIADLRKIVAPEGVERTEKLRIGGIDQWVSVRSRDLRNPVLLVLHGGPGWVAMPTSWYVAHGWDEFFTVIQWDQRGAGKTYGANDPAKVTPTLTVEQMHSDAEEVVKWARKSFGKEKIFVLGHSWGSILGLTLAAKHPEWLHAYIGAGQAVDARESERRGWAWAMEQARAAKNEEAIRDLDSIAPYAVDTKPLLVKDIMVQRRWLNFFGGAAYRRPNASFEGAAVGLSPDYSDEELRQVWEAEGVSVEKLLPTILTTDLSHVKRLKTPLVLFLGRHDRNVSAAVAAEWFKGVKAPAKQLVWFEQSAHEMLAEEPGKVLLSLVRDALPFAERARDVSAASPK; via the coding sequence ATGATGCGCAAGGACGCGTGGATATCGTGGGTGGCGCTGCTTCTGGTGGGTTTTCAGGCCCAGGCCCAGGCTCCGGAGGCACCCGGCCCTCAGAGTCGGGCCGAGGCCGTCCGCATCATTGCGGACCTCCGCAAAATCGTGGCGCCCGAGGGAGTGGAGCGCACCGAGAAGCTCCGCATCGGAGGCATCGACCAGTGGGTCTCGGTGCGCAGCCGGGACCTGCGCAATCCGGTGCTGCTCGTGCTTCATGGCGGCCCGGGCTGGGTGGCGATGCCTACGAGCTGGTACGTCGCGCACGGCTGGGACGAGTTCTTCACCGTCATCCAGTGGGACCAGCGCGGCGCGGGGAAGACCTATGGCGCGAATGACCCAGCCAAGGTCACTCCGACGCTCACCGTCGAACAGATGCACTCCGATGCGGAGGAGGTCGTGAAATGGGCGCGGAAGAGCTTCGGCAAGGAGAAGATCTTCGTCCTCGGTCATAGCTGGGGAAGCATCCTCGGGCTCACGTTGGCGGCGAAGCATCCGGAGTGGCTCCACGCTTACATCGGCGCGGGCCAGGCCGTCGACGCGCGGGAGAGCGAACGGCGCGGGTGGGCCTGGGCGATGGAGCAGGCGCGCGCGGCGAAGAACGAGGAGGCGATCCGCGACCTCGACTCGATTGCGCCCTATGCCGTGGACACGAAGCCGTTGCTGGTGAAGGACATCATGGTCCAGCGCCGCTGGCTCAACTTCTTCGGAGGTGCCGCCTATCGGCGCCCCAATGCGAGCTTCGAGGGCGCGGCGGTGGGCTTGTCTCCCGACTACTCGGATGAGGAGCTCCGCCAGGTCTGGGAGGCGGAAGGGGTCTCGGTCGAGAAGCTGCTTCCCACGATTCTGACGACGGACCTGTCGCACGTGAAGCGGCTGAAGACACCGCTGGTGTTGTTCCTGGGACGCCATGACCGGAATGTCTCGGCGGCGGTTGCCGCGGAATGGTTCAAGGGCGTCAAGGCGCCAGCGAAGCAGCTCGTCTGGTTCGAGCAGTCGGCGCACGAGATGCTGGCCGAGGAGCCCGGCAAGGTGCTGCTCTCGCTCGTGCGCGACGCCCTTCCGTTCGCCGAGCGCGCCCGCGACGTCTCGGCCGCGAGCCCCAAGTAG
- a CDS encoding AraC family transcriptional regulator, with protein sequence MTDPLSEVIALLQPRAVFSKGISGAGPWGVRYSDFGQPSFCAVLEGRCRLAVDNLAPLTLEAGDFVLLPATPGFTISGFQPVVPERVDPKRVAAAKGEVRHGTRGGRPDVRLLGGYFVFDSPDAALMVSLLPAMVHVRGVPRLSTLVRLVGDETREERSGRELVLTRLVELLLIEALRSTSGDDTPPGLLRGLADVRLAPAIRQMHRHLTRPWTVAQLAKSAALSRSAFFERFTRTVGQAPMEYLFDWRMAVARGLLRRRELSISEVAERVGYSSASTFTAAFSKHVGQPPGRFSRAS encoded by the coding sequence ATGACCGACCCTCTCTCGGAAGTCATCGCACTTCTCCAGCCAAGGGCTGTCTTCTCGAAAGGCATCAGCGGAGCGGGCCCGTGGGGCGTTCGCTATTCGGACTTCGGCCAACCCAGCTTCTGCGCGGTGCTGGAAGGCCGCTGCCGGCTGGCGGTCGACAACCTGGCCCCTCTCACACTCGAAGCGGGAGACTTCGTGCTGCTGCCGGCCACTCCGGGCTTCACCATCTCCGGCTTTCAACCCGTGGTGCCCGAGCGTGTCGACCCCAAACGGGTCGCCGCGGCGAAGGGCGAGGTGCGCCACGGAACACGTGGAGGCCGCCCGGACGTGCGCCTGCTCGGCGGCTACTTCGTCTTCGACTCTCCCGACGCGGCCCTGATGGTGTCACTCCTTCCCGCGATGGTGCATGTGCGTGGGGTGCCCCGGCTCTCCACGCTGGTGCGGCTCGTGGGCGATGAGACGCGTGAAGAGCGCTCGGGACGGGAGCTGGTGCTGACGCGCCTGGTGGAGCTGCTGCTCATCGAGGCGCTGCGGTCGACCTCGGGCGACGACACGCCACCGGGGCTCTTGCGGGGACTGGCGGATGTGCGACTCGCCCCCGCGATTCGACAGATGCACCGCCACCTCACGCGCCCATGGACCGTGGCGCAACTGGCGAAGAGCGCGGCGCTCTCGCGCTCGGCATTCTTCGAGCGCTTCACACGCACGGTGGGCCAGGCCCCTATGGAGTACCTGTTCGATTGGCGGATGGCCGTCGCGAGAGGGCTGCTTCGCCGCCGGGAGCTCTCCATCAGCGAAGTGGCCGAGCGCGTCGGGTACAGCTCGGCCAGCACCTTCACCGCGGCGTTCAGCAAGCATGTAGGCCAACCGCCCGGACGTTTCTCGCGTGCGAGCTGA
- a CDS encoding NAD(P)-dependent oxidoreductase, whose product MYTQQSDVTVIGLGKMGAALARAFLTAGHRVTVWNRTANRAPSLRQAGAAFEASAGAAIQASPLVVVCVSDATATRAILAAPEVATALAGRTLVQLSSSTPQEARVLDAWVRGQGADFLSGAILAWPSQIGTEQASIVVSGPSAVLRRHESMLRALVGTLEQAGEAVGAACALCAAVLSYMAGHWLGFAHGARICEAEGLKLSDFGETLAAFAPGLGQDSRHMARVIESGRFANPETSLETVGGDIARLVQLSREGNLSDALPRFAAGIFQQALAAGYGAEETAAVFKVLQGVR is encoded by the coding sequence ATGTACACGCAACAGAGCGACGTGACGGTCATCGGGCTTGGCAAGATGGGCGCGGCCCTCGCGAGAGCCTTTCTGACAGCCGGTCATCGAGTGACGGTGTGGAACCGCACCGCGAATCGCGCCCCATCCCTGCGACAGGCGGGGGCTGCGTTTGAGGCCAGCGCCGGGGCCGCGATTCAAGCCAGCCCCTTGGTCGTGGTGTGTGTGTCGGATGCCACGGCCACTCGCGCCATTCTCGCGGCGCCGGAGGTCGCCACGGCGCTGGCGGGACGCACGCTCGTGCAGCTCAGCTCCAGTACGCCCCAGGAGGCGCGCGTCCTGGATGCGTGGGTGCGCGGCCAGGGCGCGGACTTTCTCAGCGGTGCCATCCTCGCGTGGCCGAGCCAGATTGGAACTGAACAGGCCTCCATCGTGGTTTCGGGTCCAAGCGCGGTCCTCCGGCGCCATGAGTCCATGCTCCGCGCGCTGGTGGGGACACTCGAACAGGCGGGCGAAGCGGTGGGCGCGGCCTGCGCCCTGTGCGCGGCGGTGCTGTCGTACATGGCAGGGCACTGGCTGGGGTTCGCCCATGGCGCACGCATCTGCGAGGCCGAGGGGCTGAAGCTGTCGGATTTCGGCGAGACGCTGGCGGCCTTCGCGCCGGGGCTGGGGCAGGACAGCCGCCACATGGCACGGGTCATCGAGTCCGGCCGCTTCGCCAACCCAGAGACTTCGCTGGAGACGGTGGGCGGCGATATCGCCCGGTTGGTGCAACTCTCGCGAGAGGGCAACCTCAGTGACGCGTTGCCTCGCTTCGCCGCCGGAATCTTCCAGCAGGCCCTCGCCGCTGGATATGGCGCCGAGGAGACCGCCGCGGTGTTCAAGGTGCTTCAGGGCGTGCGCTAG
- a CDS encoding AAA family ATPase, producing MTAQLHVITGGPGSGKSSLIQALTAEGLRSMPEAGRAIIQQQVETGGDALPWADRLAFAEQMFRWELRTHREAREQRGPVILDRGLPDVIGYLRVCGLPVPPYLWKAAKLFRYHRRVFIAPHWPEIYAQDTERKQDLTEAEATCRAMQEVYTSLGYELLPLPLVSIPERVRFVRSHLEHATPRSS from the coding sequence ATGACCGCGCAACTTCACGTCATCACAGGCGGCCCTGGCTCCGGCAAGAGCAGTCTCATCCAGGCGCTGACGGCGGAAGGGCTCAGGTCCATGCCCGAAGCGGGCCGAGCCATCATCCAGCAGCAGGTCGAGACAGGTGGCGACGCACTCCCCTGGGCTGACCGGCTCGCCTTCGCCGAGCAGATGTTTCGCTGGGAGCTGAGAACCCATCGGGAGGCTCGCGAGCAACGTGGCCCGGTCATCCTGGACCGAGGTCTTCCCGACGTCATCGGCTACCTTCGCGTCTGCGGCCTCCCCGTGCCGCCGTATCTCTGGAAGGCCGCGAAGCTGTTTCGCTACCATCGCCGCGTCTTCATCGCGCCCCATTGGCCCGAAATCTACGCGCAGGACACCGAGCGCAAGCAGGACCTCACGGAGGCGGAGGCCACCTGTCGCGCCATGCAAGAGGTCTACACGAGCCTGGGCTACGAGCTGCTCCCCCTTCCCCTCGTATCGATACCGGAGCGGGTGCGCTTCGTGCGCTCACACCTCGAGCACGCCACGCCGCGCTCCTCTTGA
- a CDS encoding YciI family protein yields MAYMLLVMEESKRKRSRTPEEGRREMARMGAFVEDLKARGIWKGSDSLRSVTEGVRVEVRGGQRTFVDGPFTESKEIVGGYVVFECATRAEALEIAGQCPAAEWSTVELREIGVCYEED; encoded by the coding sequence ATGGCTTACATGCTGTTGGTCATGGAGGAGAGCAAGCGCAAGAGGAGCCGTACGCCGGAGGAGGGGCGTCGCGAGATGGCGCGGATGGGGGCCTTCGTCGAGGACCTCAAGGCGCGCGGCATCTGGAAGGGGAGCGACTCGCTGCGGTCCGTCACCGAAGGGGTGCGAGTCGAGGTCCGAGGCGGTCAGCGCACCTTCGTCGATGGCCCGTTCACCGAGTCCAAGGAGATTGTCGGAGGCTACGTCGTCTTCGAGTGTGCGACGCGGGCGGAGGCGCTGGAGATTGCCGGCCAGTGCCCCGCCGCCGAGTGGTCGACCGTCGAGCTGCGCGAAATCGGCGTCTGCTACGAGGAAGACTGA
- a CDS encoding condensation domain-containing protein, protein MHQVPLALAGFNAGHLHEWRLGPPRNTLAVTPPTEKPASYNQEKHFAAAVMARQEHAAEDYWIGLSFRIPGALDLDALESALLRFVRRHEVLRCGFEQLIAGDLRCDVMTPEEVRLVHTDVGALPTGEAVTSHIQATFNRDIDTLSWPLFVMGVVVEETQAIVYMGFDHILCDGLSLVIAVDEVERDYAALAAGQRPVLEVAGSYLDFGDEQRRRYSSLTASSPDLDYWRAFIADAGDLFPRVPLDLGIESGRMYAAHNQTVRLLDDTTALTFERICRERGTKLFMGMLAVVGMALRDISGCQTYHGFLPISERQNPRWQQSFGWFVNTLAITFPIADGMAFPEVVSGVQTGFKQLIRNVDVPFVKVWELLAPQYYHLRSWPFPVNFFSFLDYRKLAGADQFKVWQPKTIPESSHSNTGNMWFLRNADGLFLNSIFCDVPKSVDAMTRYRAAISATLERILQDEARPGVAPKGSGQAAATV, encoded by the coding sequence ATGCATCAAGTTCCCCTCGCCCTTGCGGGATTCAACGCCGGACACCTCCACGAATGGCGGCTCGGTCCGCCGCGGAACACCCTGGCCGTCACGCCCCCCACCGAAAAGCCGGCGTCCTACAACCAGGAGAAGCACTTCGCGGCAGCGGTGATGGCACGGCAGGAACACGCCGCGGAGGACTATTGGATTGGCCTGTCGTTCAGGATTCCCGGCGCGCTCGACCTGGACGCCCTGGAGTCCGCGCTCCTGCGGTTCGTCAGACGGCATGAGGTGCTGCGCTGTGGGTTCGAGCAGCTCATCGCGGGAGACCTGCGCTGCGATGTCATGACTCCGGAGGAGGTCCGGCTGGTGCACACCGACGTGGGAGCGCTCCCGACGGGTGAAGCAGTCACCTCCCACATCCAGGCCACCTTCAACCGGGACATCGACACGCTGTCGTGGCCCTTGTTCGTCATGGGAGTGGTGGTCGAGGAGACGCAAGCCATCGTCTACATGGGGTTCGACCACATCCTGTGTGACGGCCTCTCGCTGGTGATAGCGGTCGACGAGGTGGAGCGCGACTACGCGGCCCTCGCCGCGGGCCAGCGTCCCGTGCTCGAGGTCGCGGGGAGCTATCTCGACTTCGGCGACGAGCAGCGCCGCCGCTATTCCTCGCTCACCGCGAGCAGCCCCGACCTGGACTACTGGCGGGCCTTCATCGCGGACGCGGGTGACTTGTTCCCACGTGTCCCGCTCGACCTGGGCATCGAATCCGGCCGGATGTATGCGGCGCACAACCAGACCGTGCGGCTGCTCGACGATACGACGGCCCTGACGTTCGAGCGCATCTGCCGGGAGCGCGGCACGAAGCTGTTCATGGGCATGCTGGCGGTCGTCGGCATGGCCCTCCGGGATATCTCCGGCTGCCAGACGTACCACGGCTTCCTTCCCATCAGTGAACGCCAGAACCCGCGCTGGCAGCAGTCCTTCGGTTGGTTCGTCAACACGCTCGCCATCACTTTCCCGATTGCCGACGGCATGGCGTTTCCGGAGGTCGTCTCAGGCGTTCAGACGGGCTTCAAGCAGCTCATCCGCAACGTCGACGTGCCCTTCGTGAAGGTCTGGGAGCTCCTGGCGCCGCAGTACTACCACCTGCGGAGCTGGCCGTTCCCGGTCAACTTCTTCTCGTTCCTCGACTACCGGAAGCTGGCCGGCGCGGACCAGTTCAAGGTCTGGCAGCCGAAGACCATCCCGGAGTCGTCGCACTCGAACACCGGGAACATGTGGTTCCTTCGGAATGCCGACGGGCTCTTCCTCAACTCCATCTTCTGCGATGTGCCCAAGAGCGTCGACGCGATGACCCGGTACCGCGCCGCCATCTCCGCCACGCTCGAGCGAATCCTCCAGGACGAGGCCCGTCCCGGTGTCGCGCCCAAGGGTAGCGGCCAGGCGGCGGCGACCGTCTAG
- a CDS encoding helix-turn-helix domain-containing protein, whose protein sequence is MARKQSAPDCGLHAALAVLGGKWKPAILCELHRGPARFGALKRQVLGISEKVLFEQLRELESTGVVLRTVLDPAPPKTVEYSLTPAGAALTDAVQTLVEWGQHHVRIRASAPQSSIAS, encoded by the coding sequence ATGGCGAGAAAGCAGAGCGCCCCTGACTGCGGACTGCACGCGGCGCTGGCCGTCCTCGGCGGCAAGTGGAAGCCCGCCATCCTGTGTGAGCTGCATCGAGGCCCGGCGCGGTTCGGAGCACTGAAGCGACAGGTCCTCGGCATCAGTGAGAAGGTTCTGTTCGAACAGCTCCGCGAGCTCGAGTCCACGGGAGTGGTCCTCCGGACCGTGCTCGACCCGGCACCGCCCAAGACGGTGGAATATTCCCTCACTCCTGCAGGCGCGGCGCTCACCGATGCCGTACAGACCTTGGTGGAGTGGGGCCAGCACCACGTGCGCATCCGTGCATCCGCGCCCCAGTCCTCCATCGCGTCGTAG
- a CDS encoding M57 family metalloprotease, with product MLARSLVLAAGCIALVFGCAEPPDETQEIINNLTEAGFPSDDIMVVEGKVYVGRDAEVSLAASREMLKPGHDTGEQYRTTNLINTTLTKICINGSTFTGNFSTALDLAIQNYEELPLTFSMARTPSTGCSFTINAVIQPGVVGGSAGFPSGGLPYGTINIGGGLSSYSVDVIEHVITHEIGHTIGFRHSDYYNRSISCGSGGDEGQAGVGAILIPGTPGTATVGGSLMNSCFRTNETGEFASSDLSALRTLYLPIQDNWRWCSKCQGLFYGGNPGSRCPAGGAHVNTGSGNYHLAFGISPTTGWQGGWRWCNKCQGLFYGGNPGSACPTGGAHDGSGSGDYHLHFSAGTAPDLQSNWRWCNKCQGAFYGGNPGSVCPAGGAHSSNGSGDYSLILR from the coding sequence ATGCTTGCACGGAGTCTCGTACTTGCTGCGGGGTGCATTGCGCTGGTTTTCGGGTGCGCCGAGCCACCCGATGAAACGCAGGAGATCATCAACAACCTGACGGAGGCTGGATTCCCATCGGACGACATCATGGTCGTCGAAGGAAAGGTCTATGTCGGAAGGGACGCCGAGGTCTCTCTCGCCGCCTCGCGAGAGATGCTCAAGCCCGGCCACGACACCGGGGAGCAGTACCGCACCACCAACCTCATCAACACGACGCTGACGAAGATCTGCATCAACGGCTCGACGTTCACCGGCAACTTCAGCACCGCGCTCGACCTGGCCATCCAGAACTACGAGGAGCTGCCGCTCACCTTCTCCATGGCGCGCACGCCGAGCACCGGCTGTAGCTTCACCATCAACGCGGTCATCCAGCCTGGAGTGGTGGGAGGTTCCGCGGGCTTCCCCTCCGGAGGCTTGCCCTACGGAACCATCAACATCGGCGGCGGACTCTCCTCGTACAGCGTCGACGTCATCGAGCACGTCATCACGCACGAGATTGGCCACACCATCGGCTTCCGCCACTCGGACTACTACAACCGCAGCATCAGCTGCGGCTCGGGTGGCGACGAGGGACAGGCCGGCGTCGGAGCCATCCTCATCCCCGGCACGCCGGGCACGGCGACCGTCGGCGGCTCGCTCATGAACTCCTGCTTCCGCACCAATGAGACGGGCGAGTTCGCGTCGAGCGACCTCTCCGCGCTGCGGACGCTGTACCTGCCCATCCAAGACAACTGGCGCTGGTGCAGCAAGTGCCAGGGATTGTTCTACGGCGGCAACCCGGGCTCCCGGTGCCCGGCAGGAGGCGCCCATGTGAATACGGGAAGCGGCAACTATCACCTCGCGTTCGGCATCAGTCCGACAACGGGGTGGCAGGGGGGCTGGCGCTGGTGCAACAAGTGCCAGGGGTTGTTCTACGGCGGAAACCCAGGCTCCGCCTGCCCCACTGGAGGGGCTCACGATGGCAGCGGGAGCGGGGACTACCACCTTCATTTCTCCGCGGGCACAGCGCCTGACCTGCAGTCCAACTGGCGCTGGTGCAACAAGTGCCAGGGGGCGTTCTATGGTGGAAACCCCGGCTCCGTATGCCCCGCGGGCGGAGCCCACTCCAGCAACGGCAGTGGCGACTACAGCTTGATTCTCCGCTGA
- a CDS encoding polysaccharide biosynthesis/export family protein, with the protein MRTLRLGLALLLSGAMSACFGSAPRPPPPAPTPAAEAAEARSGGGKLGPGDVVEVRVFQEPEHSGTWRLSPEGTIDYPLCGKVPLKGQTPSTAADSLRECLGRYVRRPQVSVLIREYNSQKVFVFGEVQKPGTFPVDGEMSIVQAITLAGGFTKLAAKNTTLVTRVVDGQERKIRVPVEDIGVGREKNFLLQPGDIVFVPESFF; encoded by the coding sequence ATGAGAACCCTTCGCCTTGGCCTTGCGTTGCTCCTGTCGGGAGCGATGTCCGCGTGTTTCGGCTCGGCGCCGAGGCCTCCGCCTCCCGCCCCGACGCCGGCCGCTGAAGCAGCCGAGGCCCGCTCGGGCGGAGGCAAGCTGGGCCCCGGAGACGTGGTGGAGGTGCGCGTCTTCCAGGAGCCCGAGCACTCCGGCACCTGGCGCCTGTCGCCCGAAGGCACCATCGACTATCCTCTGTGCGGAAAGGTACCGCTGAAGGGGCAGACGCCAAGCACCGCGGCGGACTCGCTGCGCGAGTGCCTGGGGCGCTACGTGCGCAGGCCGCAGGTGTCGGTGCTGATTCGCGAGTACAACTCGCAGAAGGTCTTCGTCTTCGGCGAGGTCCAGAAGCCGGGCACCTTCCCCGTGGATGGAGAGATGTCCATCGTCCAGGCGATTACGCTCGCGGGGGGCTTCACCAAGCTCGCGGCGAAGAACACCACGCTGGTGACGCGCGTGGTGGACGGACAGGAGCGCAAGATTCGCGTTCCCGTGGAGGACATTGGCGTGGGCCGGGAGAAGAACTTCCTCCTGCAGCCGGGCGACATCGTCTTCGTGCCGGAGAGCTTCTTCTAG
- a CDS encoding SDR family oxidoreductase, whose product MKTVLITGCSSGYGLETARHFHEQGWNVVATMRTPRADILPRSDRMRVVPLDVTKPQSIASALEASGPIDVLVNNAGIGLMGAFEATPMATVREVFETNVFGVMAMTQAVLPQLRARKSGVIVNVTSSATLAPMPLVAVYTSSKVAIEGFTASLAFELESFNLRVKLVEPGYGPDTRFTSNGSARMEGLFPEPYAPFAQHIFASLGKPALVTRASDVAEGVWRAANDTSGTLRFPAGPDAVALARSAQAS is encoded by the coding sequence ATGAAGACGGTACTCATCACGGGGTGTTCCTCTGGTTATGGACTCGAGACGGCCCGCCACTTCCACGAGCAGGGCTGGAACGTGGTCGCCACGATGCGAACGCCCCGCGCGGACATCCTCCCGCGCTCGGACCGGATGCGCGTGGTGCCCCTCGACGTGACGAAGCCCCAGAGCATCGCCTCCGCGCTGGAGGCGAGCGGCCCCATCGACGTGCTCGTCAACAACGCGGGCATCGGGCTCATGGGCGCCTTCGAGGCCACTCCGATGGCCACGGTGCGTGAGGTGTTCGAGACCAACGTCTTCGGAGTGATGGCGATGACCCAGGCGGTGCTGCCCCAGCTCCGCGCCCGCAAGTCAGGCGTGATTGTGAACGTCACCTCCAGCGCGACGCTGGCGCCCATGCCCCTGGTGGCCGTCTACACCTCGAGCAAGGTCGCCATCGAGGGGTTCACCGCATCGCTCGCGTTCGAGCTCGAATCCTTCAACCTGCGCGTGAAGCTCGTCGAGCCCGGTTACGGTCCGGACACGCGCTTCACCAGCAACGGCAGCGCCCGCATGGAAGGGCTGTTCCCGGAGCCGTATGCACCCTTCGCCCAGCACATCTTCGCCTCGCTCGGGAAGCCCGCGCTCGTGACGCGTGCGTCCGACGTGGCGGAGGGCGTCTGGCGCGCCGCGAATGACACCTCGGGGACCCTGCGCTTCCCGGCGGGGCCCGACGCGGTGGCGCTGGCCCGGTCGGCCCAGGCCTCCTGA